Genomic segment of Agrobacterium larrymoorei:
TTGAAGAGACTGGAAAGCCTCGCAACGAAAAAAGCCGCCCCGGTGGGACGGCTTTTCGCCAGTGCGTATTTGGTTTTACGCAGCCTTTTCGAGTTCCTGTTTCCAGTTGCCCAATGCTGCGAGCGAATTCATCTCGGCGCGGTGGCGGAAGGCGCGCTGGCCTGCGGCGACATTTTCCGCCTTGCCGTTCCATGCCTTCAATGCGTTATCCTGCAGCGCGCGGCCATAGGAGAAGGTAACCGCCCATGGCAGGTCATAACCGGCATTGATGGCTGAGAGGTGTGCGGTGGCTTCCTCGGCAGACTGGCCGCCGGACAGGAAGGCGATGCCGGGGACGGCGGATGGCACGGTTGCCTTCAGCACCTTGACCGTTTTTTCGGCCACTTCCTCGACCGAGGCCTTGCGGGCATTCTTGCCATCGATGACCATGTTCGGCTTGAGGATCATGCCTTCGAGGTTGACGCGGGCATCGTAAAGATCGGTGAAGACGGTGCGCAGCACCCATTCGGTCACTTCTGCGCAGCGGTCGATATTATGGGTGCCGGGCTGGCCATCCATCAGCACTTCCGGCTCGACAATCGGCACGATACCGGCCTGCTGACACAGTGCGGCATAGCGAGCCAGCGCCTGCGCATCGGCCTTTATCGAGCCCCATGTGGGCAGGCCATCGCCGATATTGATGACGCCGCGCCACTTGGCGAAGCGGGCACCGGCCTCGTAATATGTCTTGAGGCGGTCTGCCAGACCATCGAGCCCTTCGGTCACTGTTTCGCCCGGAAAGAAAGCCTGCGGCTTTGCCCCGGTATCCACCTTGATGCCGGGAAGCGCGCCGGCGGCCTTGATGATATCCACGAATGGCGTGCCATCGGCAGCCTTCTGAAACAGCGTCTCTTCGTAAAGAATGACACCGGAAATGCACTTCGTCATGGCATCTTCGGTGCGAAACAGCATCTCACGATAATCGCGTCTGGTCGTTTCAGTGGATTCCAGGCCAATGCTGTCGAACCGCTTCTTGATAGTGCCCGTGGACTCATCCGCAGCCAGCAGCCCCTTGCCATCGGTCATCATCTTCAATGCAATATCTTCAAGACGTTCAGTCATTTCATTCTCCCAAGACTTTGGAATTTCGAATAACAGGCGCTAAAAAGGGTAGGAAAATGGCAGGCTAACTTGTTGAAACGATTGAAGAGCGTTCAATCGTTTGAAAGTTTTGAGTGATTTTAAAGCATTTAAATTGCTGAGAGGGAAGACGTTGCGGAAAAGGAAAGGTTCCCGCAACGCGGCAATTTCTTATCAGCGTTATCCCTGACCTGAGACGCTGGTGTCCGGGGGGCAGATGAGTATCGCAAAACCTACCTCCGTCATCCCGGACTTGATCCGGGATCCAGCCAGACCAAGTCTTTGGTCTGAAAGACTCTTTCGACGCGCAGACGCGCGTCTGCTGGACCCCGCATCAAGTGCGTGGTGACGGGCGGGGGAACTGTACCGACCTCAAACCACCCACTCAGTTTAAACCGGATAGTAGTAGGCTTGACCCGAGGATTTGGAACCGATTGATTTTGTTGACGTTGGTAGATCCTCGGCACAAGGCCGAGGATGACGGTCGAGAGTGGATTGCCGTTTCTCCTCAGGTCTCCGGCTTTGCATGAAGGGCTCAAAAATCTAAACCGGACAGCCGTGATCCTGAGCCGGAATCCAGCGGCTTTGCGTCTGCAAGGCTTGAGGCACTCTTTCAGCCCAAGGACTTGGGCTGACTGGACCCCGGATCAAGTCCGGGGTGACGGAGGAGAGCAACGCATGCAGTTGCCTCTCCCATCGCAATTCTGTTCCCTGTTTACTTCTGCTCGTTGAGGATCGCCACGCCCGGCAGGACCTTGCCTTCCATCCATTCCAGGAATGCACCGCCAGCGGTGGAGATGTAGGTGAAGTCTTCGGCGACGCCTGCGTGGTTGAGGGCGGCGACCGTGTCTCCGCCGCCAGCCACGGAAACGAGTTTGCCGGACTTCGTGCACTCGGCGGCATGCTGGGCGGCAGCGACGGTGGCCTTGTCGAAGGGTTCGATTTCGAAGGCGCCGAGCGGGCCGTTCCAGACCAGCGTTTCAGCGCGGGAAATCCAGCCCTTGATGGCTTCGACCGATTTCGGGCCGACATCCAGCACCATGGCGTCTTCGGGGATGGCGTTGATATCGACGACTTCGTTTTCGGCATTGGCCTTGAATTCGCGCGCGACGACGCCGTCTTCCGGCAGAACGATGGCGCAGCCAGCGGTGGCGGCTTCGATCATGATCTGCTTTGCGGTTTCGGCAAGATCATGCTCGCAGAGCGACTTGCCGACATTGGTGCCGCGCGCGGCGAGGAAGGTGTTGGCCATGCCGCCGCCGATGACGAGCGCATCGACCTTCTTGACGAGGTTCATCAGCAGGTCGATCTTGGAGGAAACCTTCGCGCCGCCGACGATGGCAACGACCGGGCGGGCGGGTGCGCCGAGACCCTTTTCCAGCGCTTCCAGTTCCGCCTGCATGGTGCGACCGGCATAAGCGGGCAGGTGGCGGGCGAGACCTTCGGTGGATGCATGCGCGCGGTGCGCGGCGGAGAAGGCATCGTTGACGTAGATATCGCCATTCTTTGCCAGTTCGGCGACGAAATCGGCGTCGTTCTTTTCCTCACCCTTATGGAAGCGGGTGTTTTCCAGAAGCAGGATGTCGCCATTGTTCAATTTCGCAACGGCCTCTGCGGCTGCTTCGCCAACGGCGTTCGAGGAGAAATGAACGGTGTTGCCCAGAACCTCTGCCACGGCGGAATTGATGAGGGACAGGGACATGTCGGCAACCGGCTCACCCTTCGGGCGACCGAAATGGGCGAGCAGAATGACCTTTGCGCCCTTCTGCGAAAGCTCGAGGATCGTCGGCGCAACGCGCTCGATGCGGGTCTTGTCCGTGACCTTGCCGTCAGCAACCGGCACATTGAGATCCACGCGCACCAGAACGCGTTTTCCGGAAATGTCGGTGAGGTGATCAAGGGTCTTGAAGGCGGGCATATGTCGATCCTGAATTTGTTAAGACAATATCTTCGCGCGCGACCATACTATGCCTGAAAGACGGTGCAAGCCGATTAGGAGTGATTTTCCCTGACGTTTTCGTCTTTTGGCTCGACAGGTATCGCGCTACCGGATGAAGCTTGACGACGAATGCGGCGCTTTTCTGAAAAATGCTGGCGCGTGCGCTGGATGATTTCCTTCAGGCTGATGAAGATCGGCAGGCTGGTGGCGGGCTCGACCGGCTCCAGCGAAATGCCGACGCTGGCAATGGCATGGTTCTCATCCAGATCGCGCACGATGAGGATGAGCGAGCCGAGGCGCACGCGATCCGCATATTCCGGCTTGCCGCCGAGGCGGGCCTCGATCAGTTCGGCAACCGTCAGGCTCTGCTCCTGCGGGGTGAGAAGGCCGGGGCCGTAGGACAGATCGAGTTCCCTGGCCGGGCGTTGGGGCGCGATGGCAAAGGTGCCGAAAATATCCTCATCATCCGTCGTGACCGGTTTTGCACTGGCAAACAGCCGATCCAGTAGCCTTGAATTGCTGGGAATGACGAAGAGATAGACGAGATCGTTTTCCCGCAGCCTGCCTGCATATTGATAACGGATGGACTTGCCATCCCGCACGACCAGCGACGGCATGGCCCAGCGCGGGATACGCTCGCCCTGCAAAATGGCGCTGCCCTTCGCCACGCGGTAGGAGATCAGTTCGTGATTGGCGGTGCCGGGCAGATCGACCTCCAGCTTATCCACCTCGCCCATGCGCGGCGGCACGATGAGGCCGAGGCGCGTGGCGACGGGCTTGATCGTCCAGCCCTGCAGGAGAAGCGAGACCAGCACGATGATGAAGGCGGCGTTGAAGTAGATTTCTGCATTATTCAGCCCGCCAAGCGCTGGCAGAATGGCAAGAAGAATGGAAACCGCGCCGCGAAGGCCCACCCAGGCGACGAAGCTGGTTTCCTGCTGGGTATAGTTGAACGGCATGAGGCTGAGCCAGACCGCAAGCGGACGGGCAATGAAGATGAGGAACAGCGCCAGGAGGATGGCAGGCACGATGATGGCCGGAAATTGCGAGGGCGTGGCAAGCAGGCCGAGCATGAGGAACATGATGATCTGCGCCAGCCAAGTCATGCCTTCATGAAAGCGGCGGATGGCACCCTTGGCGAAAATCTTGCGATTGCCCGCGACGATGCCCGCGACATAGACCGCCAGAAAGCCGCTGCCATGCAGCGCGCCGGTGAAGGAAAAGACCAGCATCGCCAGTGCCAGCACGAGGATGGGTGCGAGCCCGCGATCCAGCGTGAAGCGGTTGACGATGTTGACGATCATCAACCCGCCCAGCACGCCGAAGATCAGGCCAAGGCCCAGCTCTTCGAGAAACATGAGGATGAAGCTGCTGTCGAAACCGGCCAGTCCTCTGCCTTTGGCGACAACTTCCACCAGCGCGATGGTGAGGAAGATCGCCATCGGATCATTGGTGCCGGATTCGACTTCCAGTGTGGAGCGCACCTGATCACGGATATGAATGCCGCCGATGCGCAGCAGGAAGAAGACGGCGGCAGCATCGGTGGAGGCAACGATGGAGCCGAGCAGCAGGCCTTCCAGCCATGAGAGCCCGAGAAGCAGCGCCGCCGCACCGGCGAAAAACACCGCCGTCAGGATGACGCCGACGGTGGCAAGCGTAATCGCTGGCTTGGCCGACAACCGAAACGTCTGCAACGGCGTGCTGAAGCCGGAATCGAAGAGGATGACGGCCAGCACCAGCGACCCCAGCATATAGGCCAGCGGATTGTTGGTGAACTGAATACCCAGCCCATCCGTGCCCGCCGCAAGGCCAATCATGAGAAACAGCAGCAGAAGAGGCGCGCCGAAGCGATAGGCAATCAGGCTGGAAAAGGCCGCGACGAGAACGAGGACGGTTGCGACCAGCAGTAACAGGTAAAACGATTCCAAGCGCACGTCCTTTATGAAGGTCGCTTGCTCGGCATACTCTGCACGTCGCGAGTCAATGAGCCACGTTTGGACGGCCAAGGCGAGCAACATTTGCGCGCAGGGCAGGCAGGCGAGGTGTATCGAACGGGACGGCAGGGCACGATGTACTGCGTATACGACCGAATCCCTCCGACCGTTTTCCCGGCCAAAAAGGACCAGAGCAAGGTGGGATAAAGGAAAAGTGATGAGCAGGATTAAGGAGCGACAGGAGGCTTAAGGAGGTGTATAGTGTAGCTTGACGCTTTTCGGATGGTTTGATACCGTAGCTCATGAGAATTCGAAATGTGATCCATAAAGGCCTGCGTCGGTTAATCGAACACGATGATGCGAGTGGCCTTCAGGCGACGGTGGTGCCGAAACTCATCCGTATCGTTTCTTTTCTTCAGGATATGGAACGGGAAGACGAATTGCGCACCGTTCCAAGCTGGAAGGCTCATCAGTTGACTGGAGATCGCAAAGGTACCTGGAGCCTGTCCGTAACAAAAAACTGGCGCATGACATTTCGGATCGATCAAACCGAAATCGAAATCATCGACCTGGACTACGAAGATTACCATTAGGAGTTTGCTATGAGTACGGTGCAGGGCATCCGCTTAAAAAATCCCGCTCATCCCGGCGGCTTCATCAAGTCCGAGATCATCGAAGCGCTCGGATTGTCTGTCACCCGCGCAGCGCAGCTTCTTGGTGTCACGCGGGCAGCATTGTCCGCGCTCCTGAACGAACGTTCGCATCTCTCACCCGAGATGGCATTGCGTATCGAAAAAGCGTTCGGCGTATCGATGGATACACTTATGAGAATGCAGAACAGCTTCGATATCGCACAAGCACGGAAGCGGGAAGGCGACATTCATGTTGCACGATTTGATGGCAAGCCGTTCGATCAGGAGGCGGTGCCTGCCTCATAATATTCTGTCTTGTTACGGTAACCGCTAACAGGCCGACGTCGCAGCCATCTTTCGTATATTCGCAAGCGGCGATTGCTTTGACGCGCGGCTTATCTGACGCGCGCTTGCCTGATCCGGGCTACCAATTAGAGAACGAGACGTTCGACATATTGCTTAGCTGAAGAAAGCACGACAGACTTCGCGTTCTTTGAGATAACTCTCTCGTGCCAGCCTGCGTAGAGGCGGTCGAAGGTGAGGTGTTCGATGCGGTTTGCTATGCGTTCCACTTCGCGCGCGGGGAGGGGCAGGAGGTTGGGGAAGGAGTACATGAAGGAGGCGTGGACGTTGCCTGCGGTGGCCTGAATCGTGTCGCCGGTCAAAAGCGCGCCGCGGCCTTCAGCGCCTGCCTTCCATTCCAGAACGCTGCTGCCGGGGAAGTGACCGCCGAGGCGGTGGAGGTTGAGGCCGGGGAGGAGTTCCACCACGTCCTCCTCGACGTAACGGATATTCGGGCTTTGCCTCGTGACGAAATCCCTGTCCAGCGCTGAGATGTATATTGGGGCGTTGCCGAAAGCTTCGCTCCAATCTGCCATGCCGGTGTAGAAGTGCGGGTGGGAGATTGCGATTGCGGTCAGACCGCCGAGCGACTGAATGCGATCTTTCGTTTGCCGGTCCAATAAAGGCACGCAATCCCACAGGACATTGCCCTGCGGCGTGCGGACAAGAAGTGCGCGCTGGCCTATGGCAAAGCCGGGCGTGATGCCGATGCCGACGAGGTCCGGCTCCATCTCGCGCCAGTCATTGGCGTGGTTCGACAGATCATCTTGCCTCAGCCATTTCTGGCCGCTGAGCGGCACGAACTGACGATCATCCTCGCAGATCAGACAGGACGAGGGTGACGCGCCGGGCGTTTCATAATGAGCGCCACATTCATTGCAAATCCAGATCGTCATCGCACTGTCCAATTCATTTTTTGAAGAGGCTATTGGGTGGCGCGCTGGCATGCAAACGAAAACCGGCGGGATCGCTCCCGCCGGTTTTGATTTTGTTCTGCTTAAATAGCGCCTTAGATGGTCTTTGCGAAAGCCACTGCCGTATCCGACATGCGGTTGGAGAAGCCCCATTCGTTGTCGTACCAGGACAGTACGCGAACGAAGTTGCCTTCCATGACCTTGGTCTGGTCGGTCGCGAAGATCGAGGAGTGGCTGTCGTGGTTGAAGTCACGGCTGACCAGCGGCTCGTCGGTGTAGCCGAGGACGCCCTTCAGTGCGCCGTTGGATGCGGCCTTGATGGCTTCGTTGATTTCGGCAACCGAAGTGGCCTTCTTGGCAACGAACTTGAAGTCGACGACGGAGACGTTCGGGGTCGGAACGCGGATGGACGTGCCGTCCAGCTTGCCCTTGAGGTGCGGCAGAACGAGGCCGACGGCCTTTGCGGCGCCGGTCGAGGTCGGGATCATGGACAGGGCTGCGGCGCGGGCGCGGTACAGGTCCTTGTGCATGGTGTCCAGCGTCGGCTGGTCGCCAGTATAGGAGTGGATCGTGGTCATGAAGCCGTGGTCGATGCCGACGAGATCATCCAGAACCTTGACGACCGGCACCAGGCAGTTGGTGGTGCAGGAGGCGTTGGAGATGACGAGGTGATCCTTCGTCAGCTGGTCGTGGTTGACGCCGAAAACGACCGTCAGGTCAGCGCCATCGGCAGGAGCCGAAACGATGACGCGCTTTGCGCCAGCTTCGAGGTGAGCGGCAGCCTTGTCACGGGCCACGAAAATGCCGGTGCACTCGAGAGCGATATCGACGCCGAGTTCCTTGTGCGGCAGCTGTGCCGGGTCGCGAACAGCGGTTACCTTGATCGGCTTGCCGCCAGAAATGGTGATGGTGTCGCCTTCGACCTTCACGTCTGCCGGAAACTTGCCATGGATCGAGTCGTAACGCAGCAGATGCGCGTTGGTCTCGACCGGGCCCAGATCGTTGATGGCAACGACTTCGATGTCGGTGCGGCCGGATTCCACGATGGCGCGAAGGACGTTACGGCCGATGCGGCCAAAGCCGTTGATGGCAACTTTTACAGTCATTTACAGTCTCCCGATCAATAATTTGATTTTTTTGCGGAATGGTGAGTGCATCTGGTTGGCGGGAGATCGTGACGACCGGTCCCGCCTTTCCAATTTCAGTCAGGCACGGGTTGCGGAAGCAGGGCGCTTCCGCCGACCCAGGCATGCCATCAGCCCAGCTTTGCTTCGGCAGCGGCAACCACGGCTTCCGCGGTGATGCCGAAATGCTGGAAGAGATCCTTGGCCGGTGCGGAGGCACCGAAGGACTGCATGCCGACGAAAGCGCCGTCATTGCCGATGAAGTAATCCCAACCCTGACGGATGGCCGCTTCAACCGCAATCTTGACCGGCGAATTGCCGATGATGGCCTTGCGGTAGGTTTCCGGCTGCTCCTTGAAGAGTTCGAAGCAGGGAACGGACACGACGCGGGTGGAGATGCCCTTGACCTTGAGGTCGGCGGCAGCCTTCAGCGCAAGCTCCACTTCCGAGCCGGAAGCGAAGATCGAGACCTTGGCATCGCTTGCCGAAACCAGTTCGTAAGCCCCGTAGGAAACGAGGTTCTTTTCCTCATATTCCTTGCGGGCAGGCGTGAGGTTCTGGCGGGTCAGTGCAAGCGCCGTCGGGCGGTGCTTTTCATGCAGGGCGATCTGCCAAGATTCCGCAGTTTCCGTTTCATCCGCAGGGCGGAAGACCAGAAGGTTCGGAATAGCGCGCAGCGCGGCGACATGTTCCACCGGCTGGTGGGTCGGGCCGTCCTCACCGACGCCGATGGAATCGTGCGTCAGAACGTGGACGACGCGGATGCCCATGAGTGCGGCAAGGCGGATGGACGGACGGCAATAATCCGAGAAGATGAGGAAGCCGCCGGAGTAAGGGATCAGACCGCCGTGCAGCGCGATGCCGTTCATGGCTGCTGCCATGCCGTGTTCGCGAATGCCGTAATGCATGTAGCGACCGGAGAAATCAGAAGGCGTGATTTCCTTCATCTGGCTGGTCTTGGTGTTGTTCGACGGCGTCAGGTCGGCAGAGCCGCCGAGCGTTTCCGGCAGGATGCCGTTGATGACTTCGAGCGTGTCTTCGGAAGCCTTGCGGGTGGCAACCGTCGGGTTGTTCGCAGCGACCTTCTTCTTGAATGCATCGATGGAGCTGTCGAAATTGCCGGGCAGATCGCCAGCAAAGCGGCGCTTGAACTCGGCCTTCTTCTCGCCTTCCGTGCCTTCCAGGCGGGCTTCCCACTCCTGACGGGTCTTGGTGGAGCGAAGACCGGCCAGACGCCATGCATCCAGAACATCTTCTGGAATGACGAAAGGTTCAGCTTCCCAGTTCAGGTGCTTGCGCGTTGCGGCGATTTCTTCAGCGCCGAGCGGGTTGCCGTGAACCTTGTGCGTGCCCTGCTTGTTCGGCGCGCCGAAACCGATGGTGGTCTTGCAGGCGATGAAGGTTGGGCGGTCGGACTGGTGCGCCTGCTCGATGGCGTTGGAAATTGCTTCCGGGTCGTGACCGTCGATCTCGATGGTGTTCCACTTCACCGCCTTGAAGCGGGCGATCTGATCCGTGGAATCGGACAGGTCGACCGTACCGTCGATGGTGATGTTGTTGTTGTCCCAGAAGAGAACGAGCTTGTTGAGCTTCAGGTGGCCAGCAAGCGCAATAGCTTCGTGGCTGATGCCTTCCATCAGGCAGCCGTCGCCGCACAGTGCGTAGGTGAAATGGCTCTGAAGATCGGAGCCGAATTCTTCTTCCAGCTTGCGCTCGGCAATGGCCATGCCGACGGCATTGGCAATGCCCTGGCCGAGAGGTCCCGTGGTGGTTTCGATGCCGGTGGCGTGACCATATTCCGGGTGACCGGCAGTCTTGGAGCCGAGCTGGCGGAAACGCTTGATCTCGTCGATCGTCATGTCCTCATATCCGGTGAGATAGAGGAGCGAGTAGAGCAGCATGGAGCCGTGACCGGCAGACAGCACGAAGCGATCGCGGTCTGGCCACAGCGGGGCCTTCGGATCGAACTTCAGGTACTTGGTAAAGAGGACCGTAGCGACATCCGCCGCGCCCATTGGCAGGCCTGGGTGGCCGGAATTGGCCTTCTCCACAGCATCCATGGCAAGAAATCGGATTGCATTGGCCATCCGGTCGTGTTTGTCGCGAGAAATCATGGCTTTTCCGTCTGTTCCGGGTGATTAAGAGATAGTCTTCTAACTATCCAAAAAGCGGGTTGATCCATAGCAGGTAGGGCGGTTCTGTCAACAAATCCGGCCCGCATTGCAGTTCGATCTCAAACAAAAATCGTTTCGCATGAGCATATGTCCATTATTTATTCTTCAGACCAAGCTGTGGCCATATTCAGGCAAAGAATTTAGAAAGCGCCGTTGCCAAGTCGCATTCATCCACAGCGCAAAGTGCTTGAATGTATTGGTTTGATTGACGCGGGCGCAAAACGGGTAATATCGTGCATCAGCCTTGATTGACGTCAAGAGGCAACGATTCGGCTTGGCTCTTGCGGTTTGGAAGAAACGATGACGGCGGAAAAGACCATACATGTTGCGCTGTCGGAGCTAGGCTCCGCAATAACCAGCCTTGAAAACGCTCTCGACATGCGTCTGGAACGCCAGCGCGAAAACGGCGAAGTCGAGAACGAGGTCAAGCGCGTGCATGTGGACCGTGCGCGGCTTGCGCAGGAACTGGACCAGTCGCAGTTTCGCGCCAATCGTCTGGAAGAGGTCAATCGCGAAGTCTCGCGGCGTCTCGTGACGGCGATGGAAACCATCCGCGCCGTGCTGGACCGGTAAAGGAAAAGAGTATGGCTCAAGTCACCGTCATGATCGATGGCAAGGCGTATCGCATGGCCTGCGAAGCGGGGCAGGAAGCGCATCTGACCGACCTTGCCAACCGTTTCGATCAATATGTCGGGCACCTCAAGAGCCAGTTCGGCGAAATCGGCGACCTGCGACTTACCGTCATGGCTGGCATCATGATCACCGACGAGCTTTCGGAAATGTCACGCAAGATCGAGAACCTCGAAAAGCAGGTGGCAGGCCTTCAGCAGAACAGCGACGGCATGGCCGAAAGCAAGGCAAAGGCAGACGAGCAGATCGTGCACGCCATTTCAGACCTTGCGATGCGGCTGAACGGAATTACGGAAAAGCTGGTGGCAAGGCCGAAGCCCGCGGTGAACTGATGTTGCGTACTGGGAAAAGCATTCGTTCTGCAAGGTGTTAGGCGTCTGTAAAAACCTTGCGAACCCAAATGCAGGCGTGACCCGGAGGCAACCCATCGATCCGGCCAAATTCTTCATAACCTCTGGATTGATAAAACCCGGGGGCCTGAAAAGTGAACGTATCGACGTAAGCGCCTATGCACCCTCGCTCGCGCGCGGCTGCTTCAGCCTTATCCATGAGGATACTGCCCGTCCGTGTTCCTCGGATTGAACTGGAAACCCAAAGCCAATCAACAAACATCCATGAATAAAAGGTTTTAGCTTTTATCCCGCCTTGAGCCACACCTGATGGAGACCTCGCGATCACCCATAAGTCCTGAGAGTTGTCCGGTCCAGCTTTGCCGAAATTGTATTCATCCAGCCCCTGATCAATTAGCTTTTGGGTGGCCTCATCTGGCATTTCTTCGATTTCGATTGATATCGCCAATATAGATTCTTTCTAAAGCTGCTCGCTGGAAAGTTATTCTAATGTCAATTTTATCGTATCGTAACCACAGGTCGATGCAAGTTTCCTTGCGCTCCCCCTTTCGGAACGTCACGATCCGGCATATATATGACGTGCGTTCTGCGCTTCTCGACAGGAACCACAATCCCTGGGGCCATACTCGATCCAAAGGGAGCTGTCCCTGGCCAGTCCCGTGGGGCTGGACACACGGTGCCCACCTACATTTGTAGGCACCCAGGATCGTAAACCTCCATCGGTCGTCGTGGACGCACTTTTCTTCTAGTGTTTTCCGGATATTCGGTTCCTTTTAGCACCTACTTTTACATCATCGGTCGTTGGCGCAAGTCGATTATTGCTATGAGGCCGCCCTTGCTGGCGGCTTTTTTATTGTCGGCAAAAAGCTTACGCTGCTATTGACTGACGTAAGCGAAAAGCTTACATTCGCAATCAATGAAAACAAGGAGAAAGGTTGGAGCTCGGTAATTTTAGGAGACGGGAATTTGATCAAAACATTTAAGCACCAAGGTTTATACGAGCTTTTCTATGAGGGTGCGACTGCAAAGATCGATAAGAAAATGCACGCTCGCATTATTGTTCGGCTAGACCGCCTTGAGCAAGTCGCCTCGATCAGCGAGTTAAATCTTCCGGGCTATGATTTTCACTCCCTCAAGGGATTTAAGCCCACCCGATATACGATCCACGTCAACGGACCATGGTGCATCACATTCGAAATCGAAGATGGCGATGTGTACAACGTGGATTTCGAGCAATACCACTAACATAAACGAACACTCTAGAGTGCAGGTTCTTAGATAGGAGACGAGAATGGCTTATGAGGTAGTCAGGCCCTTGAAAAGGTGCCCATCTCATCCGGGCGCATTACTCAATGACATGATCCCGGATACGGGTAAGACCAAGGTAGAAATAGCAAATATGCTGGGGATTTCCCGGCAGCAGCTTTATGACATCGTCAATGAAAAGAAGCCCGTGTCGCCAAACGTTGCGGCAAGGCTGGGCAAGCTGTTCGGAGATGGCGCAGCCGTCTGGCTTCGGATGCAGGCTGCACACGATGCCTGGCAAGCGGAACACACTGTTGATTTAGAAAATGTCCCGACTTTAAAATTTGCCTGAGTAAAAACGACCAAAGATGAGCCGCCCCCCGCAGGGCGGCTTTTTTTATGGGTATGCACAAACGAAATTTGCCATCGCTTTTGAGATACTAAAGTGACGCGTCCTGAAGGTCGAAAACCCACTCGGTTTCCATCTCAATAACCTTGCGTCTTTTTTGAGCTACCTCTCATTGCATTGGCGGAACAATTCCTTATTATCCGTGTTGGTATGTCCGTTCCGCCTGTATTTGAGGTGAATGCGGTTATCACCGCGACGTGCCGTTCAACAGCCCAAAGAGCTAAACTTGTTTACTGAAATTATGATCGTGGTCCTGCTCACCGTATTGAATGGTGTGCTTGCCATGTCCGAGCTTGCTGTCGTCTCTTCGAGACCTGCGAGGCTTAAAGTGCTGG
This window contains:
- a CDS encoding class I fructose-bisphosphate aldolase, yielding MTERLEDIALKMMTDGKGLLAADESTGTIKKRFDSIGLESTETTRRDYREMLFRTEDAMTKCISGVILYEETLFQKAADGTPFVDIIKAAGALPGIKVDTGAKPQAFFPGETVTEGLDGLADRLKTYYEAGARFAKWRGVINIGDGLPTWGSIKADAQALARYAALCQQAGIVPIVEPEVLMDGQPGTHNIDRCAEVTEWVLRTVFTDLYDARVNLEGMILKPNMVIDGKNARKASVEEVAEKTVKVLKATVPSAVPGIAFLSGGQSAEEATAHLSAINAGYDLPWAVTFSYGRALQDNALKAWNGKAENVAAGQRAFRHRAEMNSLAALGNWKQELEKAA
- a CDS encoding phosphoglycerate kinase, producing the protein MPAFKTLDHLTDISGKRVLVRVDLNVPVADGKVTDKTRIERVAPTILELSQKGAKVILLAHFGRPKGEPVADMSLSLINSAVAEVLGNTVHFSSNAVGEAAAEAVAKLNNGDILLLENTRFHKGEEKNDADFVAELAKNGDIYVNDAFSAAHRAHASTEGLARHLPAYAGRTMQAELEALEKGLGAPARPVVAIVGGAKVSSKIDLLMNLVKKVDALVIGGGMANTFLAARGTNVGKSLCEHDLAETAKQIMIEAATAGCAIVLPEDGVVAREFKANAENEVVDINAIPEDAMVLDVGPKSVEAIKGWISRAETLVWNGPLGAFEIEPFDKATVAAAQHAAECTKSGKLVSVAGGGDTVAALNHAGVAEDFTYISTAGGAFLEWMEGKVLPGVAILNEQK
- a CDS encoding potassium/proton antiporter; amino-acid sequence: MESFYLLLLVATVLVLVAAFSSLIAYRFGAPLLLLFLMIGLAAGTDGLGIQFTNNPLAYMLGSLVLAVILFDSGFSTPLQTFRLSAKPAITLATVGVILTAVFFAGAAALLLGLSWLEGLLLGSIVASTDAAAVFFLLRIGGIHIRDQVRSTLEVESGTNDPMAIFLTIALVEVVAKGRGLAGFDSSFILMFLEELGLGLIFGVLGGLMIVNIVNRFTLDRGLAPILVLALAMLVFSFTGALHGSGFLAVYVAGIVAGNRKIFAKGAIRRFHEGMTWLAQIIMFLMLGLLATPSQFPAIIVPAILLALFLIFIARPLAVWLSLMPFNYTQQETSFVAWVGLRGAVSILLAILPALGGLNNAEIYFNAAFIIVLVSLLLQGWTIKPVATRLGLIVPPRMGEVDKLEVDLPGTANHELISYRVAKGSAILQGERIPRWAMPSLVVRDGKSIRYQYAGRLRENDLVYLFVIPSNSRLLDRLFASAKPVTTDDEDIFGTFAIAPQRPARELDLSYGPGLLTPQEQSLTVAELIEARLGGKPEYADRVRLGSLILIVRDLDENHAIASVGISLEPVEPATSLPIFISLKEIIQRTRQHFSEKRRIRRQASSGSAIPVEPKDENVRENHS
- a CDS encoding type II toxin-antitoxin system RelE/ParE family toxin, producing MRIRNVIHKGLRRLIEHDDASGLQATVVPKLIRIVSFLQDMEREDELRTVPSWKAHQLTGDRKGTWSLSVTKNWRMTFRIDQTEIEIIDLDYEDYH
- a CDS encoding HigA family addiction module antitoxin; the encoded protein is MSTVQGIRLKNPAHPGGFIKSEIIEALGLSVTRAAQLLGVTRAALSALLNERSHLSPEMALRIEKAFGVSMDTLMRMQNSFDIAQARKREGDIHVARFDGKPFDQEAVPAS
- a CDS encoding MBL fold metallo-hydrolase, which produces MTIWICNECGAHYETPGASPSSCLICEDDRQFVPLSGQKWLRQDDLSNHANDWREMEPDLVGIGITPGFAIGQRALLVRTPQGNVLWDCVPLLDRQTKDRIQSLGGLTAIAISHPHFYTGMADWSEAFGNAPIYISALDRDFVTRQSPNIRYVEEDVVELLPGLNLHRLGGHFPGSSVLEWKAGAEGRGALLTGDTIQATAGNVHASFMYSFPNLLPLPAREVERIANRIEHLTFDRLYAGWHERVISKNAKSVVLSSAKQYVERLVL
- the gap gene encoding type I glyceraldehyde-3-phosphate dehydrogenase; this encodes MTVKVAINGFGRIGRNVLRAIVESGRTDIEVVAINDLGPVETNAHLLRYDSIHGKFPADVKVEGDTITISGGKPIKVTAVRDPAQLPHKELGVDIALECTGIFVARDKAAAHLEAGAKRVIVSAPADGADLTVVFGVNHDQLTKDHLVISNASCTTNCLVPVVKVLDDLVGIDHGFMTTIHSYTGDQPTLDTMHKDLYRARAAALSMIPTSTGAAKAVGLVLPHLKGKLDGTSIRVPTPNVSVVDFKFVAKKATSVAEINEAIKAASNGALKGVLGYTDEPLVSRDFNHDSHSSIFATDQTKVMEGNFVRVLSWYDNEWGFSNRMSDTAVAFAKTI